The segment TCGGTCGGCAGATGAACGCTGCGGCGGATCAGGCCGGCGGGCGCTCGGTGCTGGGCCTCGGCGGGGCGGCGACCTACGGCGTTACCTCGGGCGCCACCGGGCAGGCGGACTTTCTGTTGTGGCGGACCAACGACCTGGTCAAGCAGACCACTACGTTCGACACCAACGCTGGTCGGGTGCTGGTCATGGGCTCGGGTAACCAAGGCCCGTTCGGCCTGGGCCAAGGGGCCAACTACACCGACGCCAACGCGCTGACCCACATGGCGTTCTACCGAAACGTAAGCCTGGCCGCCAGCAACGCGCCGACCCCCTATCAGCAGTACATCCTCAACCTGCCGCATGTCGCGGATACCAGCACCACCGCTGGTCAGATCGCGCTGCAATACACCAGCGCTGGTGGCGGCTACCTGGCTGATCCGCACCTGTTCATCCGCAGTAAAACAGGAGCCACGACTTGGGGTAACTGGTACGAACTGCTGCGGACGGGTGACTACGGCCTAGGTGGAACGGCGATCGTTGCACTCGAAACCAACCTCAACGATAACGACAGAGGAACAGGTTTCTATAACTTCACGGCACAGTCGCTGGGAATCTTGCCGCTGAACATCAACGGATACGGCTACCACTTCGACAACGCCTCGGCCGGATTCGCCTTTCAGGAGTACGTGCCGGTCACGCTCAACCGCAAGTTCTTCCGCCGACAGGCGTCAGGCACTTGGGGCGGCTGGAGTGAGTACGCCTTCCTCGGCAGCGCACAGACTTGGACCGCCAAGCAGATGTTCAATGACTACACCCAGCTCGGTGACACCGCGCCCGCGATCAAGATGAAGAAGCTCACCGGCACCACGGCGGCGGCCGAAGGCGGGAGCGCGTCGGTCAACCATGGCGTCACTTCGTCGAAGGTCATTGGGGTGCAGGTGCTGGTGTTCCACAGCAGCACCAACGCCATTCTCCCTGGCTGGGTGGCAAGTGCTGGCTATCAGTACGACGTGCAACTGACCTCGACCGGGGTTCAGGTGGTTCTGCACGCCACCAACTCGGAAAACATCCTGAGCAAGGCATTCACCGTGCTCATCACCTTCGAGGAATGACCCATGCCCGACTACAACGAGCAGGCAGGCCAGTACAGCAGCTGGACGCGCTGCAAGTACATCGGTATCGACAACCCACGTCCGCACCTGGGCGTCCCGGCAGTGACGTTCGTGGAGGAGCGCTGCATCAACGTGGACGGTGAGG is part of the Pseudomonas lalkuanensis genome and harbors:
- a CDS encoding pyocin knob domain-containing protein; protein product: MAARRPVVRLNGSFQQLPTGDWLPVSAGGTGATDAPTALGNLGGQPLHANLTAVAGLIGSANKQFYFTGAGAMALADLTVFGRQMNAAADQAGGRSVLGLGGAATYGVTSGATGQADFLLWRTNDLVKQTTTFDTNAGRVLVMGSGNQGPFGLGQGANYTDANALTHMAFYRNVSLAASNAPTPYQQYILNLPHVADTSTTAGQIALQYTSAGGGYLADPHLFIRSKTGATTWGNWYELLRTGDYGLGGTAIVALETNLNDNDRGTGFYNFTAQSLGILPLNINGYGYHFDNASAGFAFQEYVPVTLNRKFFRRQASGTWGGWSEYAFLGSAQTWTAKQMFNDYTQLGDTAPAIKMKKLTGTTAAAEGGSASVNHGVTSSKVIGVQVLVFHSSTNAILPGWVASAGYQYDVQLTSTGVQVVLHATNSENILSKAFTVLITFEE